From the genome of Streptococcus lutetiensis, one region includes:
- a CDS encoding DUF1831 domain-containing protein, with the protein MAFEKEITLKDCLYSYAISDNIKKYTLRDTTFTQNRIGNYELTRLLENVPNSGDGFPLKITINKDLTGFKLSITDRSGLRFVNIFKSEDNKILQEKFYFLMDSLVERDIFTKKKLNQ; encoded by the coding sequence ATGGCATTTGAAAAAGAAATCACTTTAAAAGACTGTCTTTACAGCTATGCTATTAGCGATAATATTAAAAAATATACACTTCGTGACACAACCTTTACGCAAAACCGTATCGGTAATTACGAATTAACGCGTTTATTGGAAAACGTCCCTAATTCAGGTGATGGATTCCCACTAAAAATCACTATCAACAAAGATTTGACAGGTTTCAAATTAAGTATCACTGACAGATCAGGGCTTCGTTTCGTTAATATCTTCAAATCTGAAGATAATAAAATCCTCCAAGAAAAATTCTATTTCTTGATGGACAGCCTCGTTGAACGTGATATTTTCACTAAAAAAAAGCTTAATCAATAA
- a CDS encoding CYTH domain-containing protein, with amino-acid sequence MTHLEIEYKTLLTKDEFNRLNSQLSHVTPVTQTNYYFDSDNFDMKAHRMSLRIRTLPNRAEITLKIPKEVGNLEYNYDLSVADAKEIIKSGQFPEVDFLKLIEENGVKLSSLKNFGSLTTTRRETMTDIGLMALDSNQYADIKDYELELEVENAEKGKKDFDNFLAQHDIDFKYAKSKVARFSATLKRN; translated from the coding sequence ATGACACACCTTGAAATTGAGTACAAAACATTACTCACTAAAGACGAATTCAATCGTCTTAACAGTCAACTTTCACACGTTACACCAGTAACGCAAACGAATTACTACTTTGATTCAGATAATTTTGACATGAAAGCGCATCGCATGTCTCTTCGCATTCGGACATTGCCAAATCGCGCAGAAATCACATTAAAAATTCCAAAAGAAGTTGGTAATTTGGAATACAACTATGATTTGAGTGTGGCTGATGCCAAAGAAATCATCAAATCAGGTCAATTTCCAGAAGTTGATTTTTTGAAACTTATCGAAGAAAATGGTGTTAAACTATCAAGCCTTAAAAATTTTGGTAGTCTGACAACAACACGACGCGAAACGATGACTGATATCGGTCTTATGGCTCTTGATAGCAATCAATATGCTGATATTAAAGACTATGAACTTGAATTAGAAGTTGAAAATGCTGAAAAAGGCAAAAAAGATTTTGACAACTTCTTAGCTCAGCATGACATTGACTTCAAGTATGCTAAAAGCAAAGTTGCTCGCTTTAGCGCAACCCTTAAGCGAAATTAA
- a CDS encoding AI-2E family transporter: protein MKFEKKQVYYIVLAFVICYAIKAYWDTGTSLVATVIKASQPFLIGAGIAYIVNIVMSLYEMIFTRLIKNKYLLKVKRAVSMILAYLTFILLISWLFSIVLPDLIASINSLLKIDTSGIANFIKEVNDNKVVKDILAYFGTSSDVTTTLSDYSQQILNQVLSVLTSILTSVSTIASTLLNVFISLIFSIYVLASKEQLARQFNLLIDSYLGKYAKTVHYVLDILHQRFHGFFVGQTLEAMILGSLTAGGMLLLHLPYAATIGILVAFTALIPVVGAYIGLTIGFILITTQSVSQAIFFVIYLVVLQQFEGNLIYPRVVGGSIGLPGMWVLMAITIGAALWGILGMLVAVPLAASLYQIIKDSVAKRQENRLE, encoded by the coding sequence ATGAAATTTGAGAAAAAACAGGTCTATTATATAGTTCTTGCATTTGTGATATGTTACGCGATTAAGGCATATTGGGATACGGGAACATCACTTGTGGCGACGGTGATTAAAGCTAGTCAGCCATTTCTGATTGGAGCTGGTATTGCTTATATCGTAAATATTGTTATGAGTCTTTATGAGATGATTTTCACACGACTGATTAAAAATAAATATCTTTTGAAGGTAAAACGGGCTGTCTCAATGATTTTAGCTTATTTAACCTTTATCTTGTTGATTAGTTGGCTCTTTTCAATTGTTCTACCAGATTTGATTGCTAGTATCAATTCACTGTTGAAGATTGATACAAGTGGTATTGCAAACTTTATCAAAGAAGTTAATGACAATAAAGTTGTCAAAGATATTTTGGCATACTTTGGGACATCATCAGATGTGACGACGACATTATCAGACTACAGTCAACAGATTTTGAATCAAGTGTTATCAGTTTTGACAAGCATTTTAACGTCAGTAAGTACCATTGCCTCAACACTTCTGAATGTCTTTATTAGTTTGATCTTTTCAATTTACGTGCTAGCTAGTAAAGAACAACTAGCTCGTCAATTTAATCTGTTAATTGATTCTTATCTTGGAAAATATGCTAAGACGGTCCACTATGTTTTAGATATTTTACATCAGAGATTCCATGGTTTCTTTGTCGGACAAACCTTGGAAGCAATGATTCTTGGGAGTTTAACAGCTGGAGGTATGCTTTTGTTGCATTTGCCTTATGCAGCAACAATCGGGATTCTGGTGGCCTTCACAGCTTTAATCCCAGTGGTGGGAGCTTACATTGGTTTGACGATTGGATTTATTCTGATCACAACTCAGTCAGTCTCTCAAGCTATTTTCTTTGTAATTTACCTTGTCGTTCTTCAGCAATTTGAAGGAAATCTTATCTACCCGCGCGTGGTTGGTGGTTCAATCGGCTTACCTGGTATGTGGGTATTGATGGCTATTACCATTGGCGCAGCGCTTTGGGGCATTTTAGGAATGCTAGTAGCTGTACCTTTAGCAGCTAGTCTTTATCAGATTATCAAGGATAGTGTCGCTAAACGCCAAGAAAATCGTTTAGAATAG
- a CDS encoding redox-sensing transcriptional repressor Rex has protein sequence MTTEKSIPKATAKRLSLYYRIFKRFNTDNVEKASSKQIADAIGIDSATVRRDFSYFGELGRRGIGYDVKKLMNFFADILNDHSTTNVLLVGCGNIGRALLHYRFHDRNKMQIAMAFDTDDNEIVGYQTSDGIPVYGISSLKEHAQEAGIETAILTVPSTKAQEVADILVEAGIRGILSFSPVHLNVPKGVIVQYVDLTSELQTLLYFMSQSNQ, from the coding sequence GTGACTACTGAGAAATCTATTCCTAAAGCAACGGCTAAGCGACTTTCGCTGTATTATCGCATTTTTAAACGTTTTAATACAGATAATGTCGAAAAAGCAAGTTCAAAACAAATTGCAGATGCTATAGGAATCGATTCTGCAACTGTTCGCCGAGATTTTTCCTATTTTGGTGAGCTAGGAAGACGTGGTATCGGCTATGACGTCAAAAAATTAATGAATTTCTTTGCTGATATTCTAAATGACCATTCAACAACAAATGTTTTATTGGTCGGATGTGGTAATATCGGTCGAGCATTACTTCACTACCGTTTCCATGATCGTAACAAAATGCAAATTGCTATGGCTTTTGATACAGACGATAATGAAATTGTTGGATATCAAACATCAGATGGTATTCCAGTTTATGGTATCTCATCACTTAAGGAGCACGCACAAGAAGCTGGTATTGAAACTGCTATCTTAACGGTTCCAAGTACAAAAGCTCAAGAAGTTGCTGATATCTTGGTTGAAGCTGGTATCCGTGGTATTTTAAGTTTCTCTCCCGTTCATTTAAATGTTCCAAAAGGTGTCATTGTCCAATACGTTGACTTAACGAGTGAATTACAGACACTTCTTTATTTCATGAGTCAATCAAACCAATAA
- a CDS encoding cation diffusion facilitator family transporter, translating to MSTPEENLRLAKRGPIVSIVAYMVITLLKLITGYFLNSSSLIADGFNNLSDILGNVVLLIGLHLASKPADEDHRFGHWKMEDLSSLITSFIMFYIGFKVLFQTIEKIISGSMTPLDPEGAVVGVISAAIMYGVYLHNKRLSQRVKSSALLAASKDNLSDAVTSIGTSVAILAASFNLVIIDRLAAIVITYFILKTAYDIFIESAFSLSDGFDQKELQKYKEAILKLPKVSNVKSQRGRSYGSNIYLDIVVEMNPGLSVYESHEVTEQIEEILRKEFSVYDTDVHVEPGAIPEDEIWDNVYKKLYKAEKTILAKIPDYENLISDDFYLIDVDGHSYNKSEMTARKRHYMSKIEDFEMTSISQKTKLITYKLDNMTHTSIWRHKENWFLVFHQITPQATNSQD from the coding sequence ATGTCAACACCAGAAGAAAACCTACGCTTAGCAAAACGAGGGCCAATTGTTAGTATTGTTGCCTACATGGTCATCACCTTATTAAAGCTAATCACTGGTTATTTTTTGAATTCATCGTCATTAATCGCTGATGGTTTTAACAACTTGTCTGATATTCTCGGAAATGTTGTGCTTTTAATCGGACTGCATTTGGCGAGCAAACCAGCTGATGAAGATCACCGCTTTGGTCACTGGAAAATGGAAGATTTATCAAGCTTGATTACTTCTTTCATCATGTTCTACATTGGCTTTAAAGTTCTCTTTCAAACCATTGAAAAAATCATCTCAGGTAGCATGACACCTCTTGATCCTGAAGGCGCCGTTGTCGGAGTCATCTCTGCAGCGATAATGTACGGTGTTTACCTTCACAATAAACGCCTTTCACAACGTGTCAAATCAAGCGCACTCTTAGCTGCATCAAAAGATAACCTTTCTGATGCTGTCACTTCTATCGGTACTTCTGTAGCCATCCTCGCAGCTTCATTTAACTTAGTCATCATTGATAGATTGGCTGCCATCGTTATTACTTACTTCATTTTGAAAACAGCCTACGATATCTTTATCGAGAGTGCCTTTAGCCTTTCAGATGGCTTTGATCAAAAAGAACTCCAAAAATACAAAGAAGCTATCCTCAAATTACCAAAAGTTTCAAATGTCAAATCACAACGTGGTCGCTCGTATGGAAGCAATATTTACCTTGATATCGTTGTTGAGATGAATCCTGGCCTCTCAGTTTACGAAAGCCACGAGGTCACTGAACAAATCGAAGAAATCCTTCGTAAAGAATTCTCTGTTTACGATACTGATGTTCACGTTGAACCAGGAGCAATCCCTGAAGATGAGATTTGGGATAATGTCTATAAAAAGCTTTATAAAGCCGAAAAAACCATTCTCGCTAAGATTCCAGATTACGAAAACCTTATCTCAGATGACTTCTACCTTATCGATGTTGACGGTCATTCCTATAACAAATCTGAAATGACTGCTCGAAAAAGACACTACATGAGTAAGATCGAAGATTTTGAAATGACATCTATCAGTCAAAAAACAAAGCTTATCACTTACAAGCTCGATAATATGACTCATACAAGTATCTGGCGCCACAAGGAAAACTGGTTCCTTGTCTTCCACCAGATCACTCCACAAGCAACAAATTCTCAAGATTAA
- a CDS encoding alanine/glycine:cation symporter family protein yields MYNFLSSLDSLVWGPPLLVLLVGTGIYLSSRLGLLQVFRLPKALKLIFKSEAKGKGDISSFAALATALAATVGTGNIVGVATAIKLGGPGALLWMWMAAFFGMATKYAEGVLAIKYRTTDANGEISGGPMHYIVNGMGKRWKPLAVAFSIFGVTVALFGSGTFTQVNSITDSLSNTVGWSPKIISIVLAVLVSIIIFGGIQSISKVAEKIVPFMAIIYILATIAILAFHCNQILPSIALVIKSAFTGKAATGGFAGATVITAIQAGVARGIFSNESGLGSAPIAAAAAKTDEPVEQGLVSMTGTFIDTIIICTLTGLSIIVTGGWSSNLNGATLTQSAFSTVFGNFGVYALTFSLILFAFTTILGWGYYGERCFEFLFGVKAIPVYRIIFIAMVALGGYISLETIWVIADIVNGLMAIPNLIALLALSPIIIKETKRYFDTH; encoded by the coding sequence ATGTATAATTTTCTATCGTCTTTAGACAGTCTAGTCTGGGGACCACCTCTTCTTGTTCTTCTTGTTGGAACAGGAATTTATTTGTCTTCTCGCTTAGGATTATTGCAAGTTTTTCGCCTCCCAAAGGCCTTAAAACTAATCTTTAAATCTGAAGCAAAAGGTAAAGGGGATATTTCAAGTTTTGCTGCACTAGCTACTGCTCTTGCAGCAACTGTTGGTACTGGTAATATTGTCGGTGTCGCAACTGCCATCAAACTTGGTGGTCCAGGGGCACTTCTTTGGATGTGGATGGCCGCATTCTTTGGAATGGCTACAAAATATGCTGAAGGTGTTTTAGCCATCAAATACCGTACAACAGATGCAAATGGTGAAATTTCTGGTGGTCCAATGCACTACATTGTTAATGGGATGGGAAAACGTTGGAAACCTTTGGCCGTTGCCTTCTCAATTTTTGGGGTAACGGTTGCCTTGTTTGGTTCGGGGACTTTCACACAAGTTAACTCAATCACTGATTCACTTAGCAACACTGTTGGCTGGTCACCAAAAATCATCAGTATTGTCTTGGCTGTCCTTGTCAGCATTATCATCTTCGGTGGTATTCAATCAATTTCAAAAGTTGCTGAAAAAATTGTTCCATTTATGGCAATCATTTACATTCTAGCAACAATTGCAATTCTTGCTTTCCACTGTAACCAAATTCTTCCAAGTATTGCTTTGGTTATTAAATCAGCCTTTACTGGAAAAGCAGCAACTGGTGGTTTTGCTGGAGCAACTGTTATCACAGCTATCCAAGCTGGTGTTGCACGTGGTATCTTCTCAAATGAATCTGGGCTTGGTTCTGCACCAATCGCTGCTGCTGCTGCGAAAACTGATGAACCTGTTGAACAAGGTCTTGTTTCTATGACCGGTACGTTCATCGATACCATCATTATTTGTACCCTAACAGGACTTTCAATTATTGTTACTGGTGGTTGGTCAAGCAATCTTAACGGTGCAACTCTGACACAATCAGCATTCTCAACTGTCTTTGGAAACTTTGGTGTCTATGCCTTGACATTCAGTTTAATTCTCTTTGCCTTTACCACAATTCTTGGTTGGGGATATTACGGAGAACGTTGTTTTGAATTCCTATTTGGTGTCAAAGCTATTCCAGTTTACCGTATCATTTTTATCGCTATGGTCGCTCTTGGCGGTTACATTAGCCTTGAAACTATCTGGGTTATCGCTGATATTGTTAACGGTTTGATGGCAATTCCAAACTTGATTGCCTTACTAGCCCTTTCACCAATTATTATCAAAGAAACAAAACGCTATTTCGATACACATTAA
- the radC gene encoding RadC family protein, with the protein MYAIEMKADAMLPRERLRDLGAEQLSNQELLSILLRTGTKTRPVLEVANDILKHIDTLADFQHLSLQELQKIKGVGYVKSIEIKAMIELAKRISKAEYVQKERIMSSERLARKMMLELSDQKQEHLVAIYLDTQNRIIEQRTIFIGSVRRSIAEPREILYYACKTMATSLIIVHNHPSGLPAPSENDFLFTEKMKRACDDIGIVCLDHIIVGKYQYYSFREETDVL; encoded by the coding sequence ATGTATGCAATAGAAATGAAAGCAGATGCTATGTTGCCACGCGAACGTTTGAGAGATTTAGGTGCCGAGCAATTAAGCAATCAAGAATTATTGTCCATTTTATTACGAACAGGTACCAAGACAAGACCAGTTTTAGAAGTAGCTAATGATATTTTAAAACACATCGATACACTTGCTGACTTTCAGCATTTATCCTTACAAGAATTGCAAAAAATTAAAGGAGTTGGCTATGTCAAATCTATTGAAATTAAAGCAATGATTGAACTGGCAAAGCGCATTAGCAAAGCAGAATATGTCCAAAAAGAACGCATCATGAGTAGTGAACGCTTGGCTAGAAAGATGATGTTAGAGTTGAGCGACCAAAAGCAGGAGCATTTGGTGGCAATTTATTTGGATACTCAAAATCGAATTATCGAACAACGGACGATTTTTATTGGTTCGGTTCGTCGGTCAATCGCAGAGCCTCGTGAGATTTTGTATTATGCTTGTAAAACTATGGCAACTTCATTGATTATTGTTCACAATCACCCGTCAGGTTTACCAGCCCCAAGTGAAAATGATTTTCTTTTTACCGAGAAAATGAAACGAGCTTGTGATGATATTGGCATCGTTTGTCTCGATCATATCATAGTAGGCAAATACCAATATTATAGTTTTAGGGAAGAAACAGATGTACTGTAA
- a CDS encoding ribose-phosphate diphosphokinase, with the protein MAEHYADKQFKLFSLSSNVEIAQKIADEVGVPLGKVSTRKFSDGEIMINIEETVRGNDIYIIQSTSYPVNDNLWELLIMVDACKRASANTVNVVIPYFGYSRQDRIAASREPITAKLVANMLVKAGVDRLLTLDLHAVQVQGFFDVPVDNLFTVPLFAKYYCDLGLKGEDVVVVSPKNSGIKRARSLAQTLDSPIAIIDYAEDDAQREEGYIIGDVAGKKAILIDDILNTGKTFAEAAKIVERDGATEIYAVASHGLFAGAAAESLDAAPIKEILVTDSVATHERLPKNIKYLSASKLIADAIIRIHEKTPLSPLFSYNAKKD; encoded by the coding sequence ATGGCAGAACATTACGCCGACAAACAATTCAAGCTTTTTTCTCTTTCTTCTAACGTAGAGATTGCACAAAAAATTGCGGACGAAGTTGGAGTCCCTCTTGGAAAAGTGTCAACACGCAAGTTTTCAGACGGCGAAATCATGATTAACATCGAAGAAACAGTTCGTGGTAATGATATCTACATCATCCAATCAACTAGCTACCCTGTTAATGACAACCTTTGGGAACTCTTGATTATGGTAGACGCTTGTAAACGTGCCAGCGCCAATACTGTCAATGTCGTTATCCCTTACTTCGGATACTCACGTCAAGACCGTATCGCTGCATCACGTGAACCAATCACAGCTAAACTTGTAGCAAACATGCTTGTTAAAGCTGGAGTTGACCGTCTTTTGACTCTTGACCTTCACGCTGTTCAAGTACAAGGTTTCTTTGATGTACCAGTTGATAACCTCTTTACTGTTCCATTGTTTGCTAAATACTACTGCGACCTTGGTTTGAAAGGTGAAGACGTTGTTGTTGTCAGCCCTAAAAACTCTGGTATCAAACGTGCTCGTAGCTTGGCTCAAACTCTTGATTCACCAATCGCTATCATCGACTACGCTGAAGATGATGCACAACGTGAAGAAGGCTACATTATCGGTGATGTTGCTGGTAAAAAAGCAATCCTTATCGATGACATTTTGAACACTGGTAAAACATTTGCTGAAGCAGCTAAAATCGTTGAGCGCGATGGTGCTACTGAAATTTATGCCGTTGCTAGCCACGGTCTATTTGCTGGAGCTGCTGCAGAAAGCCTTGATGCTGCTCCTATTAAAGAAATCTTAGTAACAGACTCAGTTGCTACTCATGAACGCTTGCCTAAGAATATCAAATACCTTTCAGCAAGCAAATTGATTGCTGACGCGATTATTCGTATCCACGAAAAAACTCCGCTCAGCCCATTATTCTCATATAACGCTAAAAAGGATTAA
- a CDS encoding cysteine desulfurase family protein has translation MIYLDNAATTPLTPSVIDAMTEIMVNDFGNPSSIHGIGRHANQRLRSYRQTIASALKTDPRRIIFTSGATESNNTAIKGYALANQEKGKHIITTSIEHHSVLHTMEYLEKRFGFEVTYLKPEDGHISAKQVADALRDDTILVSTMFANNETGDLLPVKEIGELLSNHQAAFHVDAVQAIGKIDVYPEEIKADFLSASAHKFHGPKGVGILYSTPQHFDNLLHGGEQEEKRRASTENMIGIAGMAKALSDTVTNKDVNYKHVKELRQSFLDAISGLDYYINGSQNKMPHVLNIGFPNQNNGILLTHLDLAGIAVSTGSACTAGTVDPSHVLASLYGEDSPRLAESIRVSFSELNTIEEVQELAKKLIEIVGK, from the coding sequence ATGATCTATCTTGATAATGCTGCAACTACCCCTCTCACACCATCTGTTATTGATGCAATGACAGAAATCATGGTTAACGATTTTGGTAACCCATCAAGTATTCATGGGATTGGACGTCACGCTAACCAGCGTTTGCGTTCTTACCGCCAGACCATTGCCTCAGCTTTAAAAACTGACCCACGCCGCATTATCTTTACATCTGGTGCTACTGAAAGCAACAACACTGCCATCAAAGGCTATGCTCTTGCTAACCAAGAAAAAGGTAAACACATCATTACCACTTCTATCGAACACCACTCTGTTCTTCATACAATGGAGTATTTGGAAAAACGTTTTGGTTTTGAAGTCACTTACCTAAAACCTGAAGATGGTCATATTTCTGCTAAACAAGTAGCTGACGCTCTTCGTGATGATACGATTTTAGTCAGCACAATGTTTGCAAACAACGAAACAGGTGACCTTCTTCCTGTTAAAGAAATTGGCGAACTTCTTTCAAACCATCAAGCTGCTTTCCACGTTGATGCTGTTCAAGCAATCGGAAAAATTGATGTTTATCCTGAAGAGATTAAAGCTGACTTTCTTTCAGCTTCTGCTCATAAATTCCATGGACCAAAAGGTGTTGGTATCCTTTACTCAACACCACAACACTTTGACAATTTGCTCCATGGTGGGGAACAAGAAGAAAAACGCAGAGCTAGCACTGAAAATATGATTGGTATTGCTGGTATGGCAAAAGCCTTATCAGACACTGTTACTAACAAAGATGTTAATTACAAACACGTCAAAGAATTACGTCAATCCTTCCTTGATGCTATTTCTGGCTTAGACTATTACATCAACGGTAGCCAAAACAAAATGCCTCACGTGCTCAACATTGGTTTTCCAAATCAAAATAACGGTATTCTCCTAACTCATCTTGATTTAGCTGGTATCGCTGTTTCAACTGGTTCTGCATGTACCGCCGGTACTGTTGATCCAAGTCACGTCTTGGCAAGTCTATATGGTGAAGATTCACCACGTTTGGCAGAATCAATCCGCGTTAGCTTCTCAGAACTTAACACTATCGAAGAAGTTCAAGAACTCGCTAAAAAATTAATAGAAATTGTAGGAAAATAG